In a genomic window of uncultured Campylobacter sp.:
- a CDS encoding sodium:alanine symporter family protein, producing MLTDLISSVNSFLWGPYFLIALLCGTGLYFTIRLRFVQIFKFKAGLCGLFGNFSLHGEAAGKSGMSSFQAVATAVAAQVGTGNLVGATTALIMGGPGAIFWMWCAAFLGMATNFAEICLAQIYRAKDDSGHVIGGPAFYISRGLKSRYAKALAAFFALAIILALGFMGNMVQANSISDGFKGAFGIPNWASGLFLAAICAMIFIGGVKAIARVAEKIVPLMAILYVAVGLVIIGFNIEKIPSVVALIFEAAFNPSAAWGGATGATIATAMRYGIARGLFSNEAGMGSTPHAHAAANVKHPVDQAVLGIMSVFVDTFIVLNITVFVVLSADVIRFENGKAVLTGIALVQEAFSSHVLGHTGGYSFVAVCLFFFAFTTILGWYYFAEINVRYLFGAKFVRVLQILVVGFIFLGSLLKINFVWELADMFNGLMVLPNLIAIIALSPVVVKLLKDHDAGKEYEQKNYVREPNLF from the coding sequence ATGCTCACCGATCTCATAAGCTCCGTAAATTCATTCCTTTGGGGGCCGTATTTTCTCATCGCGCTGCTTTGCGGTACGGGGCTTTACTTCACGATTAGGCTTCGTTTCGTGCAGATTTTTAAATTTAAAGCGGGGCTTTGCGGGCTGTTCGGCAATTTTTCGCTGCACGGCGAAGCGGCGGGAAAATCGGGCATGAGTTCGTTTCAGGCGGTCGCTACGGCCGTCGCGGCGCAGGTGGGCACGGGCAACTTAGTCGGCGCTACGACCGCGCTTATAATGGGCGGTCCGGGCGCGATATTTTGGATGTGGTGCGCGGCGTTTTTGGGCATGGCGACGAATTTTGCCGAGATCTGCCTCGCGCAAATTTACCGCGCCAAGGACGACAGCGGTCACGTGATCGGCGGGCCTGCGTTTTATATCAGTCGCGGACTAAAGAGCCGTTACGCCAAAGCTCTGGCGGCATTTTTTGCGCTGGCGATCATTTTAGCGCTCGGATTTATGGGAAATATGGTGCAGGCTAACTCCATCTCAGACGGCTTTAAGGGGGCGTTTGGTATCCCAAACTGGGCTAGCGGGCTATTTTTAGCGGCGATTTGCGCTATGATTTTTATCGGCGGCGTCAAGGCTATCGCGCGCGTAGCAGAAAAAATCGTGCCGCTAATGGCGATCCTCTACGTCGCGGTCGGGTTAGTCATCATCGGGTTTAATATCGAAAAAATCCCAAGCGTCGTCGCGCTCATCTTTGAAGCAGCATTCAATCCATCAGCGGCCTGGGGCGGCGCGACCGGAGCCACGATAGCTACGGCGATGAGATACGGTATCGCGCGCGGGCTGTTTTCAAACGAAGCGGGCATGGGCTCGACCCCTCACGCGCACGCCGCGGCTAACGTCAAGCACCCCGTCGATCAAGCCGTACTTGGCATCATGAGCGTGTTCGTAGATACCTTTATCGTCCTAAATATCACGGTTTTTGTCGTGCTAAGCGCGGACGTGATACGTTTTGAAAACGGCAAAGCCGTGCTAACTGGTATCGCGCTCGTTCAGGAGGCCTTTTCCTCGCATGTTTTGGGGCATACGGGCGGATATAGCTTTGTGGCGGTTTGCTTGTTTTTCTTTGCGTTTACGACGATACTTGGGTGGTATTATTTTGCCGAGATAAACGTTCGCTATCTTTTCGGTGCTAAATTCGTGCGCGTCTTGCAAATTTTAGTCGTCGGGTTTATATTTTTAGGCAGTTTGCTTAAGATAAATTTCGTCTGGGAGCTAGCGGATATGTTTAACGGACTTATGGTACTGCCGAATTTAATCGCCATCATCGCGCTAAGTCCCGTCGTCGTAAAACTCCTAAAAGACCACGATGCGGGTAAGGAATACGAACAGAAAAACTATGTGAGAGAGCCGAATTTATTTTAA
- a CDS encoding replication-associated recombination protein A produces the protein MQNFALKFRPTSLDEICGQRELVGVFKKFIENKKIPHSIFYGPAGCGKTSFARVVARSMEYDFYEFDGGNLKIEEFRKILKNHENALSKPLFFIDEIHRLSKTQQEALLIPMENYHAAIIGASTENPYFTLSSGIRSRSMLFEFKPLSSEDFEKLLERVRGEVKFDISDDAKAYLIKSSGGDARGLLNLLEFAVGLDEKITLENLKMLRANAVSEGVSEDDVHYGLASAFIKSLRGSDENAVMYYLARLIDAGESADFIARRMAIFASEDIGNANPNALNLAANALAAVSKIGFPEARIILAQCAMYLAHSPKSNSSYKAINAALAYVKNEPPLAIPPYLINTAPEAKDYLYPHDFGGWVEQKYLEKSLKFYESNGIGFEKTLDEWLVKIKSKG, from the coding sequence TTGCAAAATTTCGCCTTGAAATTTCGTCCGACGAGCTTAGACGAGATCTGCGGACAGCGCGAGCTGGTGGGCGTTTTTAAAAAATTTATCGAAAATAAAAAAATCCCGCACAGTATATTTTACGGACCCGCAGGCTGTGGCAAGACGAGTTTTGCTCGCGTCGTCGCGCGGTCGATGGAGTATGATTTTTACGAATTTGACGGCGGAAATCTCAAAATCGAGGAGTTTCGCAAAATCCTAAAAAACCACGAAAACGCGCTTTCTAAGCCGCTATTTTTCATCGACGAGATCCACCGCCTCAGCAAAACGCAGCAAGAAGCCCTGCTAATCCCGATGGAAAACTACCACGCCGCCATCATCGGAGCCAGCACGGAAAATCCATATTTCACGCTAAGCTCGGGCATCCGCAGCCGCTCGATGCTCTTTGAGTTTAAACCGCTTTCGAGCGAGGATTTTGAAAAGCTGCTTGAGCGCGTGAGAGGCGAAGTCAAATTTGACATCTCAGACGATGCCAAGGCCTATCTCATAAAAAGTAGCGGCGGAGATGCGCGCGGACTGCTAAATTTGCTCGAGTTTGCCGTGGGTCTGGATGAAAAAATAACGTTAGAGAATTTAAAAATGCTGCGAGCTAACGCCGTTAGCGAAGGAGTTAGCGAGGACGACGTGCATTACGGGTTAGCGAGCGCATTTATAAAAAGCCTGCGCGGCAGCGATGAAAACGCCGTTATGTACTATCTAGCGCGGCTTATCGACGCGGGCGAGAGCGCTGATTTTATCGCGCGAAGGATGGCGATATTTGCCAGCGAGGACATCGGTAATGCAAACCCTAACGCGCTAAATTTAGCCGCTAACGCGCTTGCCGCCGTTAGCAAGATCGGCTTTCCCGAAGCGCGTATAATCCTCGCTCAGTGCGCGATGTACCTGGCTCACTCGCCAAAGTCAAACTCCAGCTACAAAGCCATAAACGCTGCGTTAGCCTATGTAAAGAACGAGCCGCCGCTAGCCATCCCGCCCTATCTCATCAACACCGCGCCCGAGGCCAAGGACTACCTTTATCCGCATGATTTTGGCGGCTGGGTGGAGCAAAAATATCTCGAGAAATCGCTTAAATTTTACGAGAGCAACGGCATCGGCTTTGAAAAAACGCTGGACGAGTGGCTGGTTAAAATCAAATCAAAAGGCTAA
- a CDS encoding DUF5339 domain-containing protein codes for MKKSLLVVAALGIMGVSASAAELSPACEEYFKLVDEFVEKTKDNPQMAAMKSTYEDQKNQFAALPKDAQEAACKPAIDQMKQVIATLPK; via the coding sequence ATGAAAAAGTCATTATTAGTAGTTGCCGCTCTTGGCATAATGGGCGTTAGCGCGTCTGCGGCGGAGCTTTCGCCTGCATGCGAGGAGTATTTTAAACTAGTTGACGAGTTCGTCGAAAAAACCAAAGACAATCCGCAAATGGCGGCTATGAAATCGACTTACGAAGATCAAAAAAATCAATTCGCCGCGCTACCTAAAGACGCTCAGGAAGCGGCTTGCAAACCTGCTATCGATCAAATGAAGCAAGTTATCGCAACTCTACCTAAATGA
- a CDS encoding pyridoxamine 5'-phosphate oxidase family protein gives MRRKDRELTVQEGLAIIDACEYGTISCITDEGEIFSVPISVVREGGSVFLHGAPAGSKAKLLNDGRNVTLVCVSYARVPVLTDEQLDAIKDDSKALGAKVFTTEYKSAVAVTKAYVVKDESARLHALRLLSEKYTPKYMRTFDVAAAHGLKAMNIYELKIASLTAKAKIIRD, from the coding sequence ATGAGACGAAAAGATAGAGAACTAACTGTGCAGGAAGGGCTTGCGATCATCGATGCGTGCGAATACGGCACGATTTCTTGCATTACGGACGAGGGCGAAATTTTTAGCGTGCCGATCTCGGTCGTGCGCGAGGGAGGGAGCGTATTTTTGCACGGCGCGCCCGCAGGCTCTAAGGCAAAGCTGCTAAATGACGGCAGAAACGTGACTCTGGTTTGCGTGAGCTACGCGCGGGTACCCGTTCTAACAGACGAGCAGCTAGACGCGATAAAAGACGACAGCAAGGCGCTTGGCGCAAAAGTCTTTACGACAGAATACAAATCCGCCGTCGCCGTAACTAAGGCCTATGTCGTGAAGGACGAGTCGGCGAGGCTGCACGCGCTGCGGCTGCTTAGCGAAAAATACACGCCAAAGTATATGCGAACCTTTGACGTCGCCGCGGCTCACGGGCTAAAGGCGATGAATATCTACGAGCTAAAAATTGCAAGCCTAACCGCAAAAGCAAAGATTATTCGCGACTAA